A single window of Phycisphaerales bacterium DNA harbors:
- a CDS encoding phosphoadenosine phosphosulfate reductase family protein, with protein MSTTTARHIVSLSGGKDSTALAIYLRDRISDVEYVFSDTDKELPETYEYLDKLEAYLGKPITRLCSEHGFDHWLQVFGGYLPSARMRWCTKMLKIRPFERHIGDDEVNMYIGIRADENRGGYRPTKPNIHPVYPFVEAGYTLDDVHRILDESGIGFPEYYSWRTRSGCYFCFYQQRHEWVGLKENHPELFELAKSYEKPNVKDGSGYTWSERESLEALEDPERQAEIKRKLHKREDALRSVDSKKLLHILGQDDDEEIETLPCSFCHI; from the coding sequence ATGAGCACAACCACCGCTAGGCACATCGTCTCACTCTCCGGCGGCAAGGACAGCACCGCCCTCGCCATTTATTTGCGCGACAGGATTTCCGACGTCGAGTATGTCTTCTCGGATACGGACAAGGAGCTGCCGGAGACATACGAGTATCTTGATAAGCTTGAGGCGTATCTCGGCAAGCCAATTACGAGACTTTGTTCTGAACACGGCTTCGATCATTGGTTGCAGGTGTTCGGTGGGTACTTGCCATCGGCTCGCATGCGGTGGTGCACGAAGATGCTGAAGATTCGCCCGTTCGAGCGGCACATCGGCGACGACGAAGTGAACATGTACATCGGCATCCGCGCCGACGAGAATAGAGGCGGGTATCGACCAACCAAGCCGAACATCCATCCCGTCTATCCCTTCGTCGAGGCGGGCTACACGCTCGACGATGTTCATCGGATTCTCGATGAGAGCGGCATCGGCTTCCCTGAGTACTACTCGTGGAGAACCCGCTCGGGATGCTACTTCTGCTTCTACCAGCAGCGACACGAGTGGGTGGGTCTCAAGGAGAATCATCCGGAGCTCTTTGAGTTGGCGAAGTCCTACGAGAAGCCAAATGTGAAGGACGGCTCGGGCTACACATGGTCGGAGCGTGAGTCTCTCGAAGCTCTTGAGGATCCTGAACGACAAGCCGAAATCAAACGGAAACTGCACAAGCGAGAGGATGCATTGCGCTCCGTTGACTCCAAGAAGCTGCTGCACATACTCGGTCAAGATGATGACGAAGAGATCGAAACATTGCCATGCTCATTCTGCCACATCTGA
- a CDS encoding DUF4007 family protein yields MPEHRSVQSISFSGHESFPLRFAWPTKAVRRCTLDPTIFNRSDAVVRLGVGKNMVRSIRHWASRAGLIETIGDDRRGGSYRPSALGTLVFGEHGADPYLEDPGTSWLLHWQLCADPTRSPTTWFYLFNEHREPSFSVEELVNALWKAGAEAGVKKLSRNTIERDVKCLVRAYTPADPDRKLSQEDTYDSPLADLGLLHKEPRSDRIMLDRSVRPTLPIGIVAFAVASFWSGDADTLSFEQIAYAPGSPGQVFKLSENALVEHLESIHEVTAGACMFDSTAGLRQLLRRQALKPLTILKNHYAHEMETIRAA; encoded by the coding sequence ATGCCTGAGCACCGAAGCGTCCAGTCGATCTCGTTCTCTGGCCACGAGAGCTTTCCCCTCCGATTTGCTTGGCCGACGAAGGCGGTCCGACGCTGCACCCTTGACCCGACCATTTTCAACCGATCGGACGCGGTGGTGCGGCTTGGCGTCGGGAAGAACATGGTTCGCTCGATACGGCATTGGGCTTCTCGGGCAGGTTTGATTGAGACCATAGGCGACGATCGTCGAGGCGGCTCCTACCGCCCCTCGGCGTTGGGCACGCTCGTATTCGGCGAGCACGGCGCAGACCCCTATCTGGAGGACCCCGGGACGTCATGGCTTCTGCATTGGCAGTTGTGCGCTGATCCGACACGCTCCCCAACGACATGGTTCTACCTGTTCAACGAACATCGAGAGCCGTCGTTCAGCGTCGAGGAGTTAGTCAATGCCCTCTGGAAGGCGGGCGCGGAAGCCGGAGTCAAGAAGCTGAGTCGCAATACGATTGAGCGCGACGTGAAGTGCCTCGTCCGCGCATACACACCCGCTGATCCGGATCGCAAGCTCTCGCAGGAAGACACATACGATTCGCCGCTGGCTGACCTTGGTCTGCTCCACAAGGAGCCGAGGTCGGACAGGATCATGCTCGATCGCAGCGTCCGGCCAACGCTTCCCATCGGCATTGTCGCCTTCGCCGTCGCATCGTTCTGGTCCGGTGACGCCGACACGCTTTCGTTCGAACAGATCGCCTACGCCCCGGGGAGCCCCGGACAGGTATTCAAGCTTTCGGAGAACGCTCTGGTCGAACACCTCGAGTCGATACACGAGGTCACCGCGGGCGCTTGCATGTTCGACAGCACGGCCGGACTGCGTCAGCTGCTGCGTCGGCAGGCGCTGAAGCCGCTGACGATTCTCAAGAACCACTACGCCCACGAAATGGAGACCATTCGTGCCGCGTAA